The Geoalkalibacter sp. nucleotide sequence GGCGATCGCCCTCTCCCTTACCGATCTCGAATATCGCGTCAGCGCCCTGGTGGACATCGCCCGGGTCTATGACGAGATGAATCTGCCGCAACTCGGCCGGGCGCGCCTGGAAGCCGCCCTGGGCGCCATCAGCGGCGCGGCGGCGGGGCTTTCTCCGAGCACAGCGACGGCCATGCGCGAACTGGTCCTTGACGCCTTCAGCGTTTTCGTGGGCGAGCCCCTCGAAGCCTATGTCGCCGGAGCCCGCCAGCTCTATTTTCCCGGCCAGGTCTATGCCGGTACCGACCACGACAGCCTGGCCAAACTCAAGACGGAAAGCCTGATCTTCGCCGCCGACATTTACTCCCGCTTCGGCGGGCTGGATCCGACCCTGCTGAACCGTGCCCGCGCCCTGCTCGCCGAAGCCCGCGCCACCGCCGACCGCATCTTTGTTCCGGCCACCCGCATGGGTCTTTACATCAACAAGACCACCAGCGCCCGCCACCTGATCGGCGCCCAGGCCCGCGCCCGGGATTTCGAAACCGCGCGGGCACTTGCGCTTGGTCTGCCCTACCGCAGCGAGCGTCATCTGGCGTTGCAGAAGCTCGCGGAGATCTATTGCGATTGGGACGAGCTGCCCGACTACCCCCAAGCCTCCGTGGATACGGACGGCGACGGGCGGCCCAATTTCTTTCACCCCTGGGCCGACGCGGCACAGTTGCTCGAACTGGAACTCGACCCCGACAGCGACGGCGACGGCATCCCCGACCATCTGGATGCCCGGCCGCTCTATCCGGATTGACCCCTTAACTTTTTTCTCAGCGATCTCCCATGCCGAGCGTTTATCTCAAGCGATTTGCCGCCCTTGTGCTTCTGTCATTGCTGGGGACGCCCGCGGCCCGCGCCGAGGACCCCGCCCCCGAGACCGGAGCGGGTTATCGCCTGGAAACCATCCTGGTGCGGCAAGCCATCGAAAACCGCGCCACGGGCCGCGCCCTGCTGCCGGGTGAGGTCATTCCCCGTCTGCCGCGCGGCAACGGCAACATTACCGAGTTGCTCGAGGTATTTCCCGATGTGCAGGTGGACCGGCGCTTCAGCAACTCGCTGACGGGCGGCGAGATTCTGCCGCCGGAAGTCTCCATCTCCGGGGGCAAGAGTTTTCAGAACAACTTCACCATCGACGGCATCAGCAACAACAGCCTGCTCGATCCCGTCTCGCGCAATCCCAACAGCCTCACCGACGTGCCCGGTCACAGTCAGGAACTGTTTCTCGACAGCGCGCTGGTGGAGGAAATCGTGGTCTACGACAGCAACGTGCCGGCGCGCTTCGGCAATTTCACCGGCGGCGTGGTGGATGTGCGTACCCGCGCGCCCGCCCCCCAGTTCGGCGGCCGCCTCGATTATCGCACCACCCGCGACGGCTGGACGCGCTTTCACCTGACGCCCGGCCAACGTGCCGAGTTCGACCAATCCGGCGGCTCCCAGGGGCAGCCGCGCTTCGCAAAGCACGACGCCGGGGTGGAATTCAATCTGCCCCTCGGCGCGGAGCGCGGCCTGCTGGCCGCCTATCGTCTGCTGGATTCCAGGATCCCGCTCTACAACCTGGGCGTCAGCGAGAGCCAGAACCGCCGCCGGCACAACCTGTTTCTCAAATATTCCCAGACCCTGAGCGATGCCGACCTGCTTGAGGTCTCGGCCAAAGCCACCCCCTATGAAGCCGTGCACTTCATCGAGGACACGCGCGCCGGCCGCTTTCTCATCAAAGGCGGCGGCTACACGGCGGGAGCGGATTACCTGCGCGTTCTCGGCGAATGGGAGCTCAATGCGCGCGGCGCTTACCGCTTCAGCGAGAATTCCCGTGAAGCGCCGGCCGTCTGGCGCAACTGGGCAGCCACGGACACCAAGGATTGGGGACGATCGGTCGGTTCGGGGTTCAGCCGCGAAGGCGGCTTCGGCGACATTGAAAAGACCCAGGAAAGCTTCAACCTCGGCCTTGACCTGCGCGGCTATCCCCAACCTCTTGCCTGGGGCAGCCGCGAATTGAACCTGGGCGTGGAATTGGAGCGCGCCCGCGGCACCTATGAGCGCAGCGAAACGGCCCAGGTGTTCACCCAGGCGCGCACCACCCCGGATGTGATCTGCGCGGACGACCTGCTGGCCTGCGTCGACGGGGAGCAATTTTTCACCCAGCGCGACACCTATGCCCGC carries:
- a CDS encoding TonB-dependent receptor plug domain-containing protein encodes the protein MPSVYLKRFAALVLLSLLGTPAARAEDPAPETGAGYRLETILVRQAIENRATGRALLPGEVIPRLPRGNGNITELLEVFPDVQVDRRFSNSLTGGEILPPEVSISGGKSFQNNFTIDGISNNSLLDPVSRNPNSLTDVPGHSQELFLDSALVEEIVVYDSNVPARFGNFTGGVVDVRTRAPAPQFGGRLDYRTTRDGWTRFHLTPGQRAEFDQSGGSQGQPRFAKHDAGVEFNLPLGAERGLLAAYRLLDSRIPLYNLGVSESQNRRRHNLFLKYSQTLSDADLLEVSAKATPYEAVHFIEDTRAGRFLIKGGGYTAGADYLRVLGEWELNARGAYRFSENSREAPAVWRNWAATDTKDWGRSVGSGFSREGGFGDIEKTQESFNLGLDLRGYPQPLAWGSRELNLGVELERARGTYERSETAQVFTQARTTPDVICADDLLACVDGEQFFTQRDTYARAAAAAVVHQAALYGEDRLTLGRIGLRPGLRLSYDDFMGNLNAAPRFAAAFDLLGNDATVFTFGLNRYYAGVPVTYKLREAIAPPLREQRFLGTDFQPAPWAPAPLQMSNVARFSNLDTPYADEAAIGLDQALLGGRLSVKFVHREGRDEFAKTYGDLQPDGLRYYTLSNAGHSRHRSLRTTWERAWAKHFLSVNATWRDSRTSNETYDDLLREETLEERVWYRDQIVYRGQLPGDVSEDPWEARLTYIARLPAGFTFTNFTSYVSRFKRLENTFVERPVPFGERRVDLVTGDEILESLDVYDRISHSSTWRFDWKLSWETGFGARQNLRLNLEINNVFNERIEADPVRRSFALGRQWWAGLVYFF